The Cucumis melo cultivar AY chromosome 6, USDA_Cmelo_AY_1.0, whole genome shotgun sequence genome includes a region encoding these proteins:
- the LOC103483377 gene encoding uncharacterized protein LOC103483377 isoform X2: MIYPMNYTPCRYVKISCLRGNPIAVFFVQLIGVPVSGLEPEFHPVVNHLLPHIVSHRQDGDDMHLQLLQDMTVRLFPFLPQLETDLVGFSDAPDLNLRFLAMLAGPFYPILHLVNERAASKSTGNGTEIEVSKNYQMSSPLTVSSNFEPRKSRSILPVVPSTSSSVVFRPDAIFTLLRMAYKNSTFGSVCRVASRILLKLVEPIAVPEVSSLADEAVVSDEFSKPASSDAISIIDYSKLFGEDFEVPDDKWDLSYLSILDVGAVEEGILHILFACASQPNICSKLAERSVDLWLALPLVQALLPVLRPPLSSPFDVVNDIFSLWKRPVVQQALSQIVATLSSPLYHPLLHACAGYLSSFSQSHAKAGCVLIDLCSSVLAPWMPRIIAKVDLVIELLEDLLGVIQNARHSLDHARAALKYILLALSGYFDDILGNYKEVKHKILFLVEMLEPFLDPAICGSKIKIAFGDLSPVFPQNLENSCVIALNVIRSAVQKPSVLPSLEFEWRRGSVAPSVLLSVLQPHLQLPTEVDLRKSSASKPLNHDFSVSSHPGNSSKFNALNECEGKIDDHDTGGKSDVNEDASPFFVPPELRCERLDNYSSCLNEGSLISSHGNVNIEPKEMVQGTNPDRFHGELILDFGINIEYFNLEADYLQLVNYRDCEVKASEFRRLALDLSSQSELTSEGHDAAIDALLLAAECYVNPYFMMSCRYNSKHVKILKSSETTFNPTSGLTRLAGKSKADLETIAHLERKRDKVVLQILLEAAELDRKYHLNLNDSEFCPYNGEELDEKMIMLSSNDVQSADAVTLVRQNQALLCTFVIRLLQRKPNSMHEILMQSLLFFLHSATKLHCSPEDVIDIILGSAEFLNGMLTSLYYQIKDGNLRLEPGTIHGTQRHWILLQKLVHASSGGNYRTDFTSSANNSICSGNLIPASAWMHRISKFSVSQSPLARFLGWMAVSRNAKQYMMDRLFLASDLPQLTSLLHIFSDELSGVDNIYKKHNKVEIEETECRNVPLENKDLGTVEQHGGQSFHVMYPDLSEFFPNMRNHFVAFGEVILEAVGLQLRSLSSNALPDILCWFSDLCSWPFFQSDVTSHSRSHFIKGYVSKNAKCIVLHILEAIVSEHMEPMIPEIPRLVQVLVSLCGAAYCDVPFLNSVVLLLKPLISYSLQKISIEEQVLDDGSCTNFESLCFNELLSNIKENVDRDDSLGKVSNKALSIFVLASFFPDFSFQLKREILQSLISWVDFTSSQPTSYFHDYLCSFQKVMESCRDLLLQNLKAFGGIPIYLSDLEDASSNTLLEENSNSHLGFISDIYKNPVSNSNSENLESKNEGNNTELSAEEIGEFRKDLDVLISRLFPTIEHCWNLHHQLAKNLTVTMAECLVYSQYLSSVAQNACSTEKEEGEHATQSKTSNQLLVYLRGGLRRLAETATKLEEESCWEAASVIIDCLLGLPCSLHLENIVSTICSALRSASCNAPRLSWRLQTQRWLSALLRRGISAGNGDEDSLVDMFCTMLGHPEPEQRYIALQQLGNLVGIDVFNGTAAQQYSQIRSSFISTGLEESVSESVLSHLVSHTWDQVASLAASDSSLYLRTRAMALLIAYVPYASRHELQSLLSSADCIHGTKVLHPASEGPLLQLSLALISSACLHSPIEDVFLIPESVWRNIEALGSSKSDGRLGDLERKACQVLCRLRNEGDEAKEVLKEVLSSSSAKKFDEEFLSIRESILQVLSNMASVQSYFDVFSQKKDEETMELEEAELELDIAKEEFRQPDSYNFPGVTSSAVANSRLQQIKNSIRSIEKSQLQEEVAARRQKRHLMRQARHKYLEDAALHEAELLQELDRERTVEMEKEIERQRLLELERAKTRELRYNLDMEKERQMQRELQRELEQAESGPRSSRREFSSSSHSSRPRDRYRERDNGRPSNEGNARTTASGLQTETSTTTSSSMTGLPTIVLSGARQYSGQLPTILQSRERPDECGSSYDENVDGSKDSGDTGSVGDPELVSIFDGHSGPLGSGQRHGSRGSKSRQVIERRERDGGRREGKWERKHS; encoded by the exons ATGATTTACCCTATGAACTACACTCCGTGCCGCTATGTAAAAATATCTTGTTTGCGTGGAAATCCAATAGCTGTGTTTTTTGTTCAG CTGATTGGTGTTCCAGTGTCTGGCTTGGAGCCAGAGTTCCACCCTGTTGTGAATCACTTGTTGCCACATATTGTATCACATAGACAAGATGGTGACGATATGCATCTTCAG TTGCTTCAAGACATGACAGTCAGGTTATTTCCATTTCTTCCACAACTTGAG ACAGACCTTGTGGGATTCTCAGATGCTCCTGATCTTAACTTACGTTTTCTTGCAATGCTTGCTGGTCCATTCTATCCAATACTACATCTTGTGAATGAGAG AGCAGCATCGAAGTCTACTGGAAATGGAACTGAAATTGAAGTTTCTAAGAACTATCAGATGTCTTCACCATTGActgtttcttcaaattttgag CCACGGAAGTCCCGCAGTATATTACCTGTGGTCCCATCTACATCAAGCTCTGTAGTATTTCGCCCAGATGCAATCTTCACACTTTTAAGGATGGCTTACAAAAATTCTACATTCGGTTCTGTATGCAGAGTG GCTTCTAGAATACTGTTGAAGCTCGTTGAACCCATTGCAGTACCAGAAGTTTCATCATTGGCTGATGAAGCAGTTGTTTCCGATGAGTTTTCAAAACCTGCATCATCAGATGCTATCTCCATtattgattactcaaaattgttTGGAGAAGATTTTGAAGTGCCTGACGATAAATGGGATTTGAGCTATCTTAGCATCTTGGATGTTGGTGCAGTGGAAGAAGGCATTTTGCATATTCTTTTTGCTTGTGCGTCTCAG CCTAATATTTGCAGTAAACTGGCAGAGAGGTCTGTTGACCTGTGGCTAGCTTTACCTCTAGTACAGGCATTGCTTCCAG tACTTCGTCCTCCTTTGAGCAGTCCCTTTGATGTGGTCAATGACATCTTTTCTCTATGGAAGCGGCCAGTGGTGCAACAAGCTCTCTCTCAG ATTGTGGCAACACTGTCATCACCATTATACCATCCTCTTCTACATGCTTGTGCTGGCTATCTATCATCATTTTCTCAATCACAT GCTAAGGCTGGATGTGTACTGATTGACTTATGTTCTTCTGTATTAGCGCCTTGGATGCCTCGCATTATTGCAAAG GTCGATCTGGTTATTGAGCTTCTAGAAGATCTTTTGGGTGTCATCCAG AATGCACGACATTCCCTTGATCATGCTCGTGCTGCTTTAAAATATATTCTGCTGGCTTTATCTGGTTATTTTGACGACATACTAGGAAACTACAAG GAAGTAAAACACAAGATTCTCTTTCTTGTGGAGATGCTAGAGCCTTTTCTTGATCCTGCCATATGTGGGTCAAAGATCAAAATAGCTTTTGGAGACCTTTCTCCTGTTTTTCCTCAAAACCTGGAAAACAGTTGTGTGATTGCGCTCAATGTCATCCGCTCGGCAGTTCAAAAGCCTTCCGTTCTTCCTTCACTAGAATTTGAATGGAGGCGTGGGTCAGTTGCTCCTAG CGTGCTTCTTTCAGTTTTGCAACCTCACTTGCAGTTACCAACTGAAGTTGACCTTCGGAAGTCCTCTGCTTCCAAACCTCTCAACCATGATTTTTCTGTCAGTAGTCATCCAGGAaattcttcaaaatttaatGCCCTAAATGAATGTGAGGGGAAGATTGATGATCATGACACGGGTGGAAAATCTGATGTCAACGAAGATGCCAGCCCTTTCTTTGTGCCTCCAGAATTGCGGTGCGAACGTTTAGATAATTATTCTAGTTGTTTAAATGAAGGAAGCTTAATCTCTAGCCACGGAAATGTGAACATAGAGCCTAAAGAAATGGTTCAAGGGACGAATCCTGACCGCTTTCATGGAGAACTGATATTGGATTTTGGAATTAATATTGAGTACTTCAACTTAGAAGCAGATTATCTTCAACTTGTAAACTATCGTGATTGTGAAGTGAAGGCTTCTGAGTTTCGCCGTTTAGCTCTGGATCTAAGTTCACAAAGCGAGCTTACCTCTGAGGGTCATGATGCAGCCATAGATGCATTACTCTTGGCGGCAGAGTGCTACGTCAACCCATATTTTATGATGTCTTGCAGATACAATTCAAAGCatgtgaaaattttgaaaagtagTGAGACCACGTTTAACCCAACCTCAGGGCTGACTAGACTAGCTGGCAAGAGTAAAGCTGATCTGGAAACAATAGCTCATCTTGAACGAAAAAGAGACAAGGTTGTTCTTCAAATTTTGCTGGAGGCTGCGGAATTGGATAGAAAATATCATCTGAATTTGAATGATTCAGAGTTTTGTCCATATAATGGTGAAGAATTAGATGAAAAAATGATCATGTTGTCTTCCAATGATGTGCAATCTGCAGATGCTGTGACCTTAGTTCGACAAAATCAAGCTCTGTTGTGCACTTTTGTCATTCGACTCTTACAGCGAAAGCCTAATTCAATGCATGAAATCCTAATGCAAAGTCTTCTATTTTTTTTGCATTCGGCCACTAAACTACATTGTTCTCCTGAAGATgttattgatatcattttagGATCGGCAGAGTTTCTAAATGGAATGCTAACATCTTTGTATTATCAAATCAAAGATGGAAATTTACGGTTGGAACCTGGAACAATTCATGGCACACAGAGACATTGGATACTTCTTCAGAAATTGGTTCATGCAAGTAGTGGAGGTAATTACCGGACAGACTTCACATCAAGTGCCAATAACAGTATTTGCTCTGGGAATCTCATTCCTGCTTCTGCCTGGATGCATAGAATTTCTAAATTTTCTGTTAGCCAATCTCCTTTGGCTCGTTTCCTTGGTTGGATGGCAGTTTCCCGTAATGCAAAACAGTACATGATGGACCGTCTTTTTCTTGCATCAGATTTACCACAGTTAacaagtttgttgcacatattTTCTGATGAGCTTTCTGGTGTagataatatttataaaaagcATAATAAAGTTGAGATTGAAGAAACAGAGTGCAGGAATGTTCCTCTGGAGAATAAAGATCTTGGAACAGTTGAACAGCATGGTGGCCAATCATTTCATGTTATGTATCCTGATCTTAGCGAATTCTTTCCTAATATGAGAAATCACTTCGTAGCTTTTGGGGAAGTCATTTTAGAGGCTGTAGGATTGCAACTGAGATCACTTTCCTCTAATGCCCTTCCTGATATACTATGTTGGTTTTCTGACCTCTGTTCCTGGCCATTTTTCCAGAGTGATGTAACTTCTCATTCTCGGTCTCATTTCATCAAGGGCTATGTTTCAAAGAATGCAAAGTGCATTGTGCTTCATATTCTTGAAGCCATTGTAAGTGAACACATGGAACCGATGATTCCTGAGATCCCTCGACTTGTGCAAGTGCTAGTTTCTCTTTGTGGAGCTGCATATTGCGATGTACCATTTCTTAACTCTGTGGTGCTCTTGTTAAAGCCACTTATTTCATATTCTTTACAGAAGATTTCTATTGAAGAACAAGTATTGGATGATGGTTCATGTACAAATTTCGAGTCTTTGTGCTTTAATGAACTTCTCAGTAACATCAAGGAGAATGTGGATAGGGACGATTCCCTTGGAAAAGTTTCTAACAAAGCACTGTCTATCTTTGTACTGGCTTCCTTTTTTCCTGATTTCTCTTTTCAACTCAAGAGGGAGATATTGCAATCCTTAATCTCTTGGGTTGATTTTACCTCGTCACAACCAACATCATATTTCCATGATTACTTGTGTTCATTCCAAAAAGTAATGGAAAGCTGTAGAGACTTGCTACTTCAGAATTTAAAAGCATTTGGTGGTATTCCAATATATTTATCTGACCTTGAGGATGCAAGCTCTAATACACTTCTTGAAGAGAATTCAAATTCGCATCTAGGGTTTATCTCTGATATTTACAAGAACCCGGTATCTAATAGCAATTCCGAAAATTTAGAAAGTAAGAATGAGGGAAACAATACAGAATTATCTGCGGAGGAAATAGGAGAATTTCGTAAAGATCTCGATGTCCTTATTTCCAGGCTTTTCCCCACTATTGAGCACTGTTGGAATCTTCATCATCAACTGGCTAAAAATTTGACTGTGACAATGGCCGAGTGTTTGGTGTACTCACAGTACCTATCTTCTGTAGCCCAGAATGCTTGCAGTACTGAAAAGGAAGAGGGTGAACATGCTACACAATCTAAGACAAGCAATCAACTCCTTGTCTACTTGAGAGGCGGTCTTAGGAGATTGGCTGAAACTGCCACAAAGCTTGAAGAAGAAAGTTGTTGGGAAGCTGCTTCTGTGATTATTGATTGTCTGCTTGGTTTGCCTTGTAGTTTACACTTGGAAAACATTGTTTCTACTATTTGTTCTGCACTCAGGAGTGCTTCTTGCAACGCACCAAGGCTCAGTTGGCGTCTGCAAACCCAGAGGTGGTTGTCGGCATTACTCAGAAGAGGCATCTCCGCTGGCAATGGAGATGAAGATTCTCTAGTTGATATGTTCTGCACAATGCTGGGACATCCTGAGCCCGAGCAACGATACATAGCTCTTCAGCAGTTGGGTAATTTAGTTGGCATAGATGTGTTTAATGGCACTGCTGCACAACAATATTCCCAAATTCGTAGTAGTTTCATTTCAACTGGCTTGGAGGAATCTGTTTCGGAGTCTGTACTCTCGCATCTGGTATCACATACATGGGATCAAGTGGCTTCTTTGGCAGCATCTGACTCATCATTATATTTGAGAACTCGTGCTATGGCACTTCTTATAGCCTATGTCCCATACGCCAGTCGACATGAATTACAATCCTTGCTATCATCTGCTGACTGCATTCATGGCACAAAAGTTTTACATCCAGCATCTGAGGGCCCGTTGCTACAGCTTTCATTGGCTCTAATTTCCTCTGCTTGCCTCCATTCCCCGATTGAAGATGTTTTTTTGATTCCTGAAAGTGTTTGGAGAAATATTGAAGCTTTGGGCTCGTCAAAGAGTG ATGGCAGACTTGGAGATTTGGAGAGGAAAGCCTGTCAAGTCTTATGTCGATTGAGAAATGAAGGGGATGAAGCCAAAGAG GTCCTAAAAGAAGTACTCTCTTCAAGTTCTGCAAAGAAATTCGATGAAGAGTTTCTTAGCATTCGGGAGTCAATACTGCAG GTCCTTTCAAATATGGCATCCGTTCAGTCATATTTTGACGTGTTCTCTCAAAAGAAAGATGAGGAAACAATG GAACTAGAGGAGGCAGAACTAGAACTCGACATTGCTAAAGAGGAGTTCAGACAACCTGATTCTTACAATTTTCCAGGAGTCACTT CCTCTGCAGTAGCTAACTCACGTCTTCAGCAGATTAAGAACTCCATTCGCTCCAT AGAAAAATCCCAACTCCAAGAAGAAGTAGCAGCTCGTCGTCAGAAAAGACATCTTATGAGACAAGCACGGCACAAATATCTAGAAGATGCTGCATTGCATGAAGCTGAACTTCTGCAAGAACTTGATAG GGAGAGAACGGTCGAAATGGAAAAGGAAATTGAAAGACAGCGCTTACTGGAGCTCGAGCGTGCAAAAACCAGGGAGCTGCGCTATAATCTTGACATGGAGAAGGAGAGACAGATGCAG AGGGAACTTCAgcgggaactggagcaggccgAGTCTGGACCGCGATCATCAAGACGTGAATTCTCATCCTCTTCTCATAGTAG TCGACCTCGGGACAGGTATCGTGAAAGAGACAATGGCAGACCAAGTAATGAAGGGAATGCCAGAACAACTGCCAGTGGCTTACAGACCGAAACTTCTACTACCACCAGTTCATCAATGACCGGACTACCAACCATTGTGCTTTCTGGTGCGAGACAATACTCAGGACAGTTGCCTACAATCTTACAATCTCGTGAGCGTCCAGACGAATGTGGTAGCAGTTATGATGAAAATGTAGATGGAAGCAAAGATTCAGGTGACACTGGAAGTGTTGGTGATCCAGAATTAGTTTCGATATTTGATGGACATTCTGGTCCGCTTGGGTCTGGTCAAAGGCATGGATCAAGAGGCAGCAAGTCAAGGCAAGTTATAGAACGAAGGGAAAGGGATGGTGGCAGACGCGAAGGTAAGTGGGAAAGAAAACATTCATGA